GGCCTGTTGGCGGCTGATTAACAAAGGTGCGGCCAGCGGTGTCGACCGACTGGATGCTCGCGCCTATGAAGCCAACCTTCAGGACAATGTAGAAGCACTGGTGGCGGCGGTCAAAGGGGGATGGTATCGGGCCAAGCTGGTACTGAGAAGATACATCCCCAAGCTCAACGGAAAGTTGAGGCCATTGGGGATTCCGGCCATCGCGGACAAAGTGCTCCAGATGGGGGTCACCAAGATACTGGAAGAGATTTATGAGCAGGACTTTCTGGACTGTAGCTATGGTTACCGACCTCGAGTTGGTGCCCTGGATGCCGTGCGAGACCTGAGCGCCGAGCTGCGAAGCGGGCGTTATCACTTCCTGGTCGAGGCGGATATTCGCGCATTCTTTGATCGAATCGATCATGGCAAACTGATCGAGCTGTTGCAGCGACGGATAGACGATGAATCCTTTCTGCGGCTGATTCGCAAGTGGTTAAAGGCCGGTGTTTTGGAGCCAGATGGCGCGGTTCAGCATCCCGAGACAGGCTCGCCCCAAGGCGGGATCATCTCCCCGATGCTTGCGAATATCTATCTCCACTACGCGCTAGATGAGTGGTTTGAGAACACGGTCAAGACACATTGCAAAGGGAAAGCGTACCTCTGTCGGTATGCCGACGATTTCGTGTGCGCGTTTGAATGTGAGTTCGACGCCCAGCGCTTTTATCGGGTGCTTGGGGTGCGGATGGCGCGGTTCGGGCTGGAAGTCGCGCAAGAGAAAACGCAGTTGCTGCGGTTTTCGCGTCAGGACTGGACGCGTAACGGCACCTTTGAGTTTCTCGGATTCGAGTTTCGCTGGGGACGAGGGCGTTGGGGAACACCCGCGCTCAAACGGCGCACGGCACGGAAGAAATACCGCGCCTCCCTGGCCAGTTTTCGAGACTGGTGTCGGGCACACTGCCGGATGCACAAGGACAAGTTCTTCGCGGCTCTCAATGCGAAGCTGCGCGGGTACTACAATTACTACGGTATCCGAGGCAACTCCGAAAGCCTGGATGACTTTTTCTACCATGTCACTCGCATACTTTACCGGGAGCTGAATCGTCGCAGCCAGCGGCGCAGTTACAATTGGAAGGGCTTCGTCGAACTGATCAAGGTGTTCAAGCTTGAGCGACCACGTATCTGCCACAGTTTCTGAGTACGCTAAAGATGCTGCAATGTGCGAAGCGAATCACTTCGAGGAGCCCGGTGCGGTAGTTCCGCACGCCGGGATCTGTACGGGGGCGGCCGGGTAACTGGCCGTCCTACCGTGATGAGAGTCTCGTTGCAGTATTTGATGGGTTAAAAAGAATTTATAATTTCAGTCATTTAGGTTAGGGGGTTGAGTTGAAAAGAATCGGAATAGCCATTCCTACATACAATAGAAATGATTTGCTTGAGCGTCTTCTTAGGACTATACCAAGTGATATTTCTGTTTTTGTAAGCGATAATGGTGGATATGTAACATCTGAAATGAAGAGGGGGTTCACTAATCTAAGCATTACAAAGCAAAGCAAAGTAATCAGTATCTTTAGAAACTGGAATAGTGCCTTGAATTCAGTTTCTGCTTGTGATTATGTAGCTATACCATCTGATGATGATTTATATATCAAAGATAAATTTAGTACAATATTCGAAATTATTCAAAATAATGACGCAGATGTAATTATTTTTGGCAATAATTGTATAGATGAAAACGATAAATTCATTAGCAGGTTCTGCCCAAAAAACCTAGAATGTTTCGAAGCGCCCTATGGTTTCCAAAAATTCATATACGGTGTTGATGTTAGAATGCCAAGTGTTTTTTTTAAAAAAAAATTTTTAGATAAACTTGGTTATTTTGATGAGCAT
Above is a genomic segment from Thiorhodovibrio litoralis containing:
- the ltrA gene encoding group II intron reverse transcriptase/maturase — protein: MKQTSLLGIAKKAASDKAHRFRNLFGLLNVSYLLACWRLINKGAASGVDRLDARAYEANLQDNVEALVAAVKGGWYRAKLVLRRYIPKLNGKLRPLGIPAIADKVLQMGVTKILEEIYEQDFLDCSYGYRPRVGALDAVRDLSAELRSGRYHFLVEADIRAFFDRIDHGKLIELLQRRIDDESFLRLIRKWLKAGVLEPDGAVQHPETGSPQGGIISPMLANIYLHYALDEWFENTVKTHCKGKAYLCRYADDFVCAFECEFDAQRFYRVLGVRMARFGLEVAQEKTQLLRFSRQDWTRNGTFEFLGFEFRWGRGRWGTPALKRRTARKKYRASLASFRDWCRAHCRMHKDKFFAALNAKLRGYYNYYGIRGNSESLDDFFYHVTRILYRELNRRSQRRSYNWKGFVELIKVFKLERPRICHSF
- a CDS encoding glycosyltransferase family 2 protein, with protein sequence MKRIGIAIPTYNRNDLLERLLRTIPSDISVFVSDNGGYVTSEMKRGFTNLSITKQSKVISIFRNWNSALNSVSACDYVAIPSDDDLYIKDKFSTIFEIIQNNDADVIIFGNNCIDENDKFISRFCPKNLECFEAPYGFQKFIYGVDVRMPSVFFKKKFLDKLGYFDEHLFTLTAADSELVQRAMLLGNVIFVPEIVSSYRIWSGSLTDQKIATQHWMAEVDAWTTKIRGLAKERLGDKANFYNWEQYQDEIYARNLLSGISNLFKSKNFKNAITHYRAMRYPKYALYKTKLRIVGYLILSFLNQKLC